In Vibrio marisflavi CECT 7928, the following are encoded in one genomic region:
- the bufB gene encoding MNIO family bufferin maturase → MVPTSFHEKVGVGLRTPHLEHFISEDTPIQWLEIHSENYFQPNSAMRHSLRKLLTKYPISCHGIGLSLGSAERVNPEHLKQLNALISEVQPIFVSDHLSWSQTGGHYFNDLLPLPYTEEALDCFCRNVLEVQESIQRPMLIENPSSYLAFKHSTIPEWEFLTEVQARTECRLLLDFNNVYVSAFNHKFDPQTYIESIPHNAVDEIHLAGFTIKQLEQGEIWIDTHSRPVCDEVWQLYHKWISKHGATHTLIEWDLDIPHISVLMHEAQLASEKLYQLDKQTSNQQRQA, encoded by the coding sequence GTGGTACCCACATCTTTTCACGAAAAAGTTGGCGTCGGGCTAAGAACGCCACACCTAGAGCACTTCATATCTGAAGATACACCTATACAGTGGCTCGAAATCCATAGCGAAAACTACTTTCAGCCCAATTCTGCAATGCGTCATTCGCTTCGAAAGTTACTCACTAAATATCCAATTAGTTGTCATGGCATTGGTTTGTCACTTGGTAGTGCAGAGAGAGTGAACCCTGAACATTTAAAACAGTTGAATGCACTCATTTCGGAAGTGCAGCCCATATTTGTGTCGGATCATTTAAGTTGGAGTCAAACCGGCGGACACTACTTTAATGACTTGTTACCGCTTCCTTACACAGAAGAAGCACTAGACTGTTTTTGCCGGAATGTTTTAGAGGTGCAGGAGAGCATTCAACGGCCGATGTTGATTGAAAACCCTTCTAGTTACCTCGCCTTTAAACATTCCACTATTCCGGAGTGGGAATTTCTTACTGAGGTACAAGCTCGCACAGAATGCCGATTGCTACTCGACTTTAACAATGTCTATGTTTCTGCTTTCAATCATAAGTTTGACCCACAAACCTATATTGAATCCATTCCTCACAATGCTGTTGATGAAATTCACTTGGCAGGGTTTACGATAAAACAGCTTGAACAAGGAGAAATTTGGATTGATACCCATAGCCGTCCAGTATGCGATGAAGTGTGGCAACTCTATCACAAATGGATCTCAAAGCATGGTGCAACACATACTCTCATTGAGTGGGATTTAGATATTCCCCATATCAGTGTGCTTATGCATGAGGCGCAGCTTGCCAGTGAAAAACTTTATCAGCTAGACAAACAGACAAGTAACCAGCAGAGGCAAGCATAA
- a CDS encoding BufA1 family periplasmic bufferin-type metallophore, with translation MKKSNLAVTAAVTGLVALGGTLLTAAPALAAEKEKCYGVAKAGKNDCATKTSSCAGTAKADNQKDAFVVVPKGLCGKLAGGSTSSS, from the coding sequence ATGAAAAAGTCTAATCTTGCTGTTACTGCTGCGGTTACAGGTCTAGTTGCTTTAGGTGGCACATTACTCACAGCAGCACCAGCGCTAGCGGCCGAAAAAGAAAAATGCTATGGAGTAGCAAAAGCGGGCAAAAACGACTGTGCAACTAAAACAAGCTCTTGTGCAGGTACTGCAAAAGCTGACAACCAAAAAGACGCCTTTGTCGTCGTGCCTAAAGGCCTATGTGGCAAACTCGCTGGCGGTAGCACTAGCTCCTCTTAA
- the uvrD gene encoding DNA helicase II — MIDPSLLLDGLNDKQREAVAAPLENLLILAGAGSGKTRVLVHRIAWLLSVEQASPFSVMSVTFTNKAAAEMRGRIEELMMGNASGMWNGTFHGICHRILRAHYLDANLSEEFQILDSEDQYRLLRRIIKAQNLDEKQWPAKQAAWWINGKKDEGLRPSHIDCYHDPVAKTYLQIYSAYQEACDRAGLVDFAEILLRCLELLREKKHIREHYQARFKHVLVDEFQDTNNIQYAWLRLMAGPETHVMIVGDDDQSIYGWRGAKIENIEKFSLEFPSVNTIRLEQNYRSTKTILEASNTLIANNTERMGKELWTDGNEGEAISVYSAYNELDEARFTVGKIKEWQEKGGSLSDSAILYRSNAQSRVLEEALIQSALPYRIYGGMRFFERQEIKDALGYLRLIANRNDDAAFERVVNTPTRGLGEKTLETIRFAARDRGATMWDACVAMLEEKVLAGRAAGALSRFVELINALEDDTAEMPLHKQTDHVINFSGLFAMYEQEKGEKSKARIENLAELVTATRQFEAPEEAEDMPILTAFLTHAALESGEGQADEFEDAVQLMTLHSAKGLEFPLVFMVGVEEGMFPSQMSAEEAGRIEEERRLCYVGMTRAMEKLYITYAEMRRLWGQDKYHKPSRFIRELPEKCLDEVRMKAQVSRPASSGRFSQTSVKENFNETGFSLGSRVNHPKFGEGTIINFEGSGPQSRVQVAFNGEGIKWLVTAYARLEKL, encoded by the coding sequence ATGATCGATCCCTCATTACTACTTGATGGCCTTAACGACAAGCAGCGTGAAGCCGTCGCAGCACCTCTTGAAAATTTGCTAATTTTAGCCGGTGCCGGTAGTGGTAAAACACGAGTATTGGTGCACCGTATTGCTTGGCTATTATCGGTAGAACAAGCTTCTCCATTCTCGGTTATGTCTGTCACCTTTACCAACAAGGCAGCAGCAGAAATGCGCGGACGGATTGAAGAGCTCATGATGGGCAATGCGTCAGGAATGTGGAACGGAACGTTTCATGGAATTTGCCATCGCATTTTGCGCGCACATTACCTAGATGCAAATTTGAGTGAAGAATTTCAGATCCTCGACTCGGAAGATCAATATCGCTTGCTGCGACGTATCATCAAGGCACAGAACCTAGATGAAAAGCAGTGGCCAGCTAAGCAAGCGGCATGGTGGATTAATGGTAAAAAGGATGAAGGCCTAAGACCTAGCCACATCGATTGCTATCACGATCCAGTTGCGAAAACTTACTTGCAAATATATAGCGCCTACCAAGAAGCGTGTGACAGAGCTGGGTTGGTCGATTTTGCCGAGATTCTGTTGCGTTGTTTAGAGTTACTGCGTGAGAAAAAGCACATTCGCGAGCACTATCAAGCTCGCTTCAAGCACGTATTAGTGGATGAGTTTCAAGATACCAACAATATTCAGTACGCGTGGCTAAGGTTGATGGCGGGTCCAGAAACACACGTGATGATTGTTGGTGATGATGACCAGTCAATTTATGGCTGGCGTGGGGCAAAAATTGAGAATATCGAGAAGTTTAGCCTAGAGTTTCCAAGCGTTAATACCATTCGACTAGAGCAAAATTACCGCTCGACTAAGACAATTTTGGAAGCCTCCAACACACTGATTGCCAATAACACAGAGCGTATGGGTAAAGAGTTGTGGACCGATGGAAACGAAGGAGAAGCTATCTCGGTATATTCTGCATACAACGAGCTAGATGAAGCTCGCTTTACTGTAGGAAAAATAAAAGAGTGGCAAGAGAAGGGTGGCTCACTAAGCGATAGCGCCATTTTATACCGTAGTAACGCCCAATCTCGTGTATTGGAAGAGGCGTTAATTCAGTCTGCGTTGCCATATAGAATTTATGGCGGTATGCGATTCTTCGAACGTCAGGAAATTAAAGATGCACTAGGCTATTTGAGGCTGATCGCCAACCGCAATGACGACGCTGCTTTTGAGCGTGTGGTGAACACGCCGACACGTGGCTTAGGCGAGAAGACCCTTGAAACCATTCGTTTTGCAGCCCGAGATCGTGGTGCAACGATGTGGGATGCCTGTGTTGCTATGCTTGAAGAAAAGGTCCTTGCTGGTCGAGCGGCTGGTGCGCTAAGTCGCTTTGTAGAACTCATCAACGCACTCGAAGACGACACTGCAGAGATGCCATTACACAAGCAAACCGACCATGTGATTAACTTCTCGGGCTTGTTCGCTATGTACGAGCAAGAGAAAGGCGAGAAGTCGAAGGCTCGCATTGAAAACTTAGCTGAGCTTGTGACTGCGACTCGACAATTTGAAGCACCAGAAGAAGCGGAAGATATGCCGATACTCACGGCTTTCTTGACTCATGCAGCTTTGGAATCTGGAGAAGGCCAAGCGGACGAATTTGAAGATGCGGTGCAGCTCATGACTTTGCACAGTGCTAAAGGGTTGGAGTTTCCACTTGTTTTTATGGTGGGTGTAGAAGAAGGGATGTTCCCAAGCCAAATGTCTGCTGAAGAAGCCGGACGAATCGAAGAAGAGCGACGTCTGTGTTATGTAGGCATGACTAGGGCAATGGAAAAGCTCTACATCACTTATGCGGAGATGCGCCGCTTGTGGGGACAAGATAAGTACCATAAGCCATCGCGGTTTATTCGGGAGCTACCGGAAAAATGCTTAGATGAAGTTCGTATGAAGGCTCAAGTTAGCCGTCCCGCAAGTAGTGGTCGATTTAGCCAAACCAGCGTGAAAGAAAACTTCAATGAGACGGGCTTTAGCTTAGGTTCTCGAGTTAACCATCCGAAGTTTGGTGAGGGTACCATTATTAACTTTGAAGGCAGTGGCCCACAAAGCCGCGTACAGGTTGCTTTCAATGGTGAAGGTATTAAATGGTTGGTGACGGCTTATGCTCGTTTAGAAAAATTGTAG
- a CDS encoding glutaredoxin family protein produces MKRVVLYIKDKCPHCKDAQRYLDSKGIKYRLTNAKMQRGRKELDAMGARSLPVLKIGDRVMVGWNPKNFDRMYNEK; encoded by the coding sequence ATGAAAAGAGTAGTTTTATATATCAAAGATAAGTGTCCTCATTGTAAGGATGCTCAGCGTTACCTCGATTCTAAAGGTATCAAATATCGTTTAACTAACGCAAAAATGCAGAGGGGCAGAAAAGAGCTCGATGCAATGGGTGCCAGATCCTTGCCAGTACTGAAAATTGGCGACCGAGTTATGGTTGGCTGGAATCCAAAAAACTTTGATCGGATGTATAACGAGAAATAA
- the ggt gene encoding gamma-glutamyltransferase, protein MLRSLTSTLTISLLLSSPFTQAQQVTDSIAPEQSSGLEQKQLVTAKDWMVTAANPLATQAGADILAQGGNAVDAMVAVQLMLGLVEPQSSGIGGGAFLVYWDAKKQALTTFDGRETAPINATPELFLDKKGEPLSFYDAVVGGRSVATPGTVMLLWQVHERYGKLDWKKLIEPVISLAEKGFVISPRLASSISHDASRLNRYKEARDYFFDKDGKPKQAGTVLKNSAYAATLKKIAKHGASAFYHGDIAKHIVSTVNNAPSNPGVLSIKDLHNYQIKQREPICSPYQSYQICGMGPPSSGALTVGQILSISEHFDLKSWGPNNVKSWQVIADASRLAFADRGMYIADQDFVPMPTQGLLNQAYLKDRAKLINLDKALQTVSAGSPPWDYAHKQSTDESIELPSTSHFNIVDRQGNVVSMTTTIENSFGSRLMVGGFLLNNELTDFSFRTHQGDRPIANRIEPGKRPRSSMAPTIILKDGKPYIAIGSPGGSRIIGYVAQAIIAHVQWGMDIQQAIDLPHILSRFNDVEIEQNSSAVQMQSALSKLGYQTKVGDLNSGLHAIRILPNQLQGAADPRREGVAIGQ, encoded by the coding sequence ATGCTGCGGTCGTTAACTTCCACTCTTACAATAAGCTTATTGCTGTCATCACCTTTCACTCAAGCACAACAAGTCACCGACTCTATTGCACCAGAGCAAAGTAGCGGATTAGAGCAAAAGCAACTAGTTACGGCAAAAGATTGGATGGTCACTGCCGCAAACCCATTAGCCACCCAAGCCGGGGCAGATATCCTAGCTCAAGGTGGTAACGCTGTTGATGCCATGGTTGCGGTGCAACTGATGCTAGGTTTAGTAGAACCTCAATCTTCAGGTATTGGCGGCGGAGCGTTTCTGGTTTATTGGGACGCCAAAAAGCAGGCGCTAACTACATTCGATGGCCGAGAAACCGCTCCAATAAATGCAACTCCTGAACTGTTCTTGGATAAAAAAGGCGAGCCCCTTTCTTTTTATGATGCGGTAGTGGGTGGACGCTCGGTTGCCACGCCGGGGACAGTCATGTTGCTATGGCAAGTCCACGAACGCTATGGAAAACTAGATTGGAAGAAACTAATTGAACCCGTTATTTCTCTTGCTGAAAAAGGGTTTGTCATCAGCCCAAGGCTTGCTAGCTCTATCTCTCATGACGCAAGTCGTCTCAACCGATACAAAGAAGCTAGAGATTACTTCTTTGACAAAGATGGCAAACCAAAACAAGCCGGAACTGTGCTAAAGAACTCAGCGTACGCAGCGACTTTAAAGAAGATTGCTAAACACGGCGCTTCAGCTTTCTATCATGGCGATATCGCTAAACATATCGTCAGCACAGTCAATAATGCACCAAGTAATCCTGGCGTTTTATCTATAAAAGATCTGCACAATTATCAAATTAAGCAAAGAGAGCCAATCTGCTCACCCTACCAAAGCTACCAAATATGCGGAATGGGACCACCGAGCTCCGGCGCTCTCACTGTTGGGCAAATCTTATCAATAAGTGAGCATTTCGATCTCAAGTCTTGGGGGCCAAATAACGTAAAATCTTGGCAGGTTATAGCTGATGCTTCTCGCCTTGCGTTTGCAGATAGAGGAATGTATATCGCCGATCAAGACTTTGTTCCTATGCCAACTCAGGGTCTACTGAATCAAGCATACTTAAAAGATCGTGCAAAGCTGATTAACCTAGATAAAGCCCTCCAAACCGTTTCTGCAGGCTCCCCTCCTTGGGACTATGCTCACAAGCAAAGTACAGATGAATCGATAGAGCTGCCTTCAACCAGTCACTTCAACATTGTCGACAGACAAGGCAATGTCGTCTCAATGACCACAACCATCGAAAATTCATTTGGCTCTCGATTAATGGTCGGTGGCTTCTTGCTCAACAATGAGTTGACCGACTTTTCTTTCCGTACACATCAAGGTGACAGGCCGATTGCCAATCGCATTGAACCAGGCAAACGTCCTCGCTCTTCAATGGCACCGACAATCATTCTAAAAGACGGGAAACCATATATAGCTATTGGCTCTCCCGGTGGCAGCCGGATTATTGGCTACGTAGCTCAGGCGATTATTGCTCATGTTCAATGGGGAATGGATATTCAGCAAGCAATCGACCTCCCACATATCCTAAGCCGCTTCAATGATGTAGAGATCGAACAGAATTCATCAGCCGTGCAGATGCAAAGCGCACTTTCTAAGCTGGGATACCAAACCAAAGTCGGCGATCTCAACTCTGGACTGCATGCCATCCGCATTTTACCCAATCAATTACAAGGTGCTGCAGACCCAAGACGTGAGGGAGTCGCTATTGGGCAGTAA
- a CDS encoding LysE family translocator encodes MNEAAILLTLAGVHFVALMSPGPDFALVVQNATKYGRQTGLYIALGLSFGILTQSLLSITGISYLVHDHPLLFAILQFAGGSYLLYLGYGALKAIITKLVRRDTNQQTSTKSSVVLNNKRQAFSKGFATNILNPKALVFFVSLMSTLVPASMPASGKALAVLILWSLSLFWFAFLAWTLSTERLQKRLTTMGTYIDTLCGIIFTAIGIYILHESLLPIFH; translated from the coding sequence ATGAATGAAGCGGCCATACTGCTGACACTGGCAGGCGTACACTTTGTCGCACTGATGAGCCCGGGACCTGATTTTGCTTTAGTGGTGCAAAATGCCACTAAGTATGGCAGGCAAACCGGCCTTTATATCGCGCTAGGACTGTCCTTCGGCATCTTAACTCAATCACTGCTTAGCATTACAGGCATCAGTTATCTGGTGCATGACCACCCACTCTTATTTGCCATATTGCAGTTCGCTGGGGGTAGCTATCTACTCTATTTGGGATATGGTGCACTCAAAGCCATTATTACAAAACTCGTCCGCAGAGACACAAACCAGCAAACCTCAACTAAATCTTCAGTTGTTCTAAACAACAAACGCCAAGCTTTTTCAAAAGGGTTTGCAACCAACATCCTTAACCCAAAGGCGTTGGTATTCTTTGTTAGCTTAATGTCGACGTTGGTACCTGCGAGCATGCCCGCTTCTGGAAAAGCTTTGGCAGTGCTGATTCTATGGAGTTTATCACTTTTTTGGTTCGCTTTTCTTGCTTGGACACTCTCAACAGAAAGACTACAAAAGCGCTTAACCACCATGGGAACCTACATTGACACCCTATGTGGCATTATTTTCACTGCAATTGGAATTTATATCCTGCACGAATCTTTGTTACCTATATTTCATTGA
- a CDS encoding AraC family transcriptional regulator — MADDIQYHSTEFEAINLIEASYKQFSFQRHYHLDFHIGLITGGQQVFQHNGKSHRVGSGQLVIMPPDEIHDGQSWQDSGYDVQVFAIKPDWLSQMAEVTTSDSLINFQQLIVSDRDIFSELSQLHHTLKRQDISQLAMDCAPYEGFHQLFNRYGSLGKQDEVRLGKQHIGRLKEYLIENLDQAIRLEDLSTMCQLSETQFQRRFKAQMGLTPYAWLSRLRLEKSLQLLKSGINGTDVALQVGFYDQAHFTKAFKSSFGITPSQVSTRN; from the coding sequence ATGGCCGATGATATCCAATATCACTCCACCGAATTTGAAGCTATTAATCTGATTGAAGCCAGCTACAAACAGTTTTCGTTTCAGCGGCATTATCATTTGGATTTTCATATAGGTCTGATCACAGGTGGACAACAAGTCTTTCAGCACAATGGCAAGAGTCATCGTGTTGGCTCTGGACAACTTGTGATTATGCCTCCCGATGAAATTCATGATGGTCAATCGTGGCAAGACTCTGGCTATGATGTACAAGTGTTTGCGATTAAACCGGACTGGTTAAGTCAAATGGCTGAGGTGACCACCTCTGATTCGCTAATCAATTTTCAGCAACTAATCGTCTCAGACCGCGATATATTCTCCGAGCTCAGTCAGCTTCATCATACCTTAAAGCGTCAAGACATTAGCCAGCTTGCTATGGATTGTGCGCCATACGAAGGCTTTCACCAACTGTTTAATCGCTATGGTTCACTTGGAAAACAAGATGAGGTGCGCCTTGGAAAACAACACATTGGCAGACTAAAAGAGTATCTGATAGAGAATCTAGATCAAGCCATTCGTTTGGAAGATCTCTCCACAATGTGTCAGCTGAGCGAAACACAGTTTCAGCGCCGATTTAAAGCCCAAATGGGTCTCACTCCATACGCATGGCTAAGCCGCCTCAGGTTAGAGAAAAGCTTACAGCTACTAAAGTCTGGCATAAACGGTACTGATGTTGCCTTGCAAGTAGGTTTTTACGACCAAGCCCATTTCACCAAAGCATTTAAGTCCAGCTTTGGTATTACTCCCTCACAGGTCTCCACTCGTAACTAG
- the rarD gene encoding EamA family transporter RarD, which produces MNNDEQQRARQGILYAIAGYTMWGIAPIYFKAIQQVSAPEILCHRVIWSFLILTVLVHFSRKWKSVKNVLTTKKALYIVGSSILLGVNWLIFIWAINSDHMLDASLGYYINPLLNVLLGMVFLGERLRKLQWCAVLLAAVGVLIQVVAFGRAPVVAISLAFTFGFYALLRKKVSLEAQTGMFIEMLMLLPFAAIYMLGFADTATSNMLDNTTTLNILLVSAGIVTTLPFLSFNAAATRLKLSTLGFFQYIGPSFMFLLAVLVYGETFTLAKAITFAFIWSALVIFSFDGIRFSKKKKAATQS; this is translated from the coding sequence ATGAACAACGACGAACAACAACGAGCTCGACAAGGTATACTTTACGCTATTGCGGGTTATACCATGTGGGGAATCGCGCCCATTTACTTCAAGGCTATCCAGCAGGTTTCGGCTCCAGAAATCTTATGCCATCGAGTCATTTGGTCATTTTTAATTCTTACTGTACTCGTTCACTTCAGTCGTAAATGGAAAAGTGTCAAAAATGTTCTCACCACGAAAAAGGCACTCTATATCGTCGGTTCATCGATCCTACTTGGAGTTAACTGGTTAATATTTATTTGGGCAATTAACTCTGACCATATGCTGGATGCCAGTTTAGGTTATTACATTAACCCGCTTTTAAATGTGTTACTTGGTATGGTCTTTCTTGGCGAGAGACTACGGAAACTGCAATGGTGCGCGGTGCTGCTTGCCGCTGTTGGAGTATTAATTCAGGTGGTTGCCTTTGGCCGCGCACCTGTTGTCGCTATAAGCCTTGCGTTTACATTTGGTTTCTATGCTTTGCTACGAAAGAAAGTCAGCTTGGAAGCACAAACCGGGATGTTCATTGAGATGCTGATGCTACTGCCATTTGCCGCCATCTACATGCTAGGCTTTGCCGATACTGCCACTTCAAATATGTTGGATAACACAACAACACTGAATATCTTGCTGGTATCTGCAGGCATCGTTACAACTTTGCCTTTCTTATCTTTTAATGCTGCAGCGACACGCCTGAAATTATCTACGCTTGGCTTCTTCCAGTATATCGGACCTAGTTTTATGTTTTTGCTTGCCGTACTGGTTTATGGCGAAACCTTTACCCTTGCTAAAGCCATTACCTTTGCCTTTATCTGGAGCGCTTTGGTGATATTTAGTTTCGATGGCATTCGATTTAGCAAAAAGAAAAAAGCGGCCACACAGTCGTAA